The genomic window TACATGAAATTGCTGAGCAGCACTTGGCTGAGCAGCGGTCGACGAGGATGGGCCAGTTTGATATGAGCCATTCGATAGATAGCTCTCTCCTCCAACAATGGGAAACGTGTCCAGTTATAATCCACATCGGGCTGCAAAGGCTTGTAAACCGGCTCCTCAGGAACTTGAAGGTGCTGGCTCTTTTTGCCTgacttttccttctcttctttccgTTTGCTACCGCCGAAAATCGAGGAGAAAATATTACCATCCTTATCTTTCTTGGAATCGCTTTTTCGGTGACTTTCTTTTTTCCGCTCCTCCAACAACTTGTTGTCCATATTGTCCCTATCCAGGACCAGACTTTCACGTCCCTTCGCGGGCGTCTTGTCAATTGAGCTCTGAATAACATCAAGCCTAGCATTATCAGACGTTTTTTCAGCAagtgccttggcctttgctcGTTTATTCTCCTCTTTTTTCTTATCCTTGTCGTCAGTAACGCCTTTGAACCATTTCCATGCACCTCCGGATTTGCTTGATGTGCTGGAAGCATCGTCGTCTCTGTCTTTTTTTGATCTTTTGTCGGACTTCTTGTCAATTTGGCTGAATGTTGGGATGACAGTGAGATTGTCAGTTCGTGATGCATCGCCGGTGAGAAGAGacgatgatgctgatgcgaATTTGTCGTTATAGGACGGTTGCTGTGAAGGCGGGAGAGGTTTCGACGAGTACTGAGCCTGCTGGTTTTGTTTTTGAAGGGGATAGTTATTTGTAACCGGTGTTGAATGTCTAGCAGCGTGGGGACCAAGTGAATCTTCCACAACGACTTCGGGTGTCTTTGGCGTGGATTCGGGCTTCAACGAACCAGTAGTCTGTGATGAAGACCGTTGGGGAAATGTCCCCGAGAATTGATTGCTTGCATGGCCTGGCTCATCGTTTCGCGGCTCACCTTCTGGGGGCGACGCAACGGTTGGCATTGATATTGctcggacatggagctgctCTTGCACTGGCGGTGATGCGACCCTAACGTCTTCCTCGTTCGGAGAAGACCCGTCGTTACCTGGTGAGTCTTGAGAAAAGTCCCATTGCTTTCTGACCGATCTTGATGGCCTGGAATAGTTTTCTGATAGTGGCTCTTGAACGCTGTCTGGTGTGTGTCCCCGTAACGCGTCCCTTGGAGGTACACTGGGCAGGTCCGGCAATTCGCCGTCTTGTTGCTTTTGCGCCAAACGCTTTGAAAATGGTACTCTGTCGCCAGATCGTAGACTACCACCCTTGCGATAGGTCGTTCTTGTCGATCTTCTTAGCCCCATCCCAGGAGCCATGGGAAGAATTGGCATATCATCAGTGCTACCCTCCTCTCCACTGGGCGTATTATGTACTTCCTTTGCAAGCTTTTGAACGGCACGAGTGGGATCCTTGACCAACTCATCAAGGCTTAGTTCGCGGTTATGACTGCCCGCAGTTGACCGTTTGCGCTCTAGGCGGTCTGCTCCGTCAACATATCCTACTGCTCCTTGCCCACTGGAGTTATCAATCTGCCGAGAGAGCATTGACTTCTGGCGTCTCAGGGACCCAGGGTTGCTGCGATTCAGGTCACTGCCATCTGCAGAGAGAAAAGACTCCCCCGATCTCCTTCTAATCGACTGTACACGGTTCTCCAGGAAAGACTTGAATTCACTCGGGGCAAGTTCGGGGTGAACTCTGGCTGGGACCCATAAAAGCCTGGATGGATCGTTCTCGTCGTCATTCCCAGACGGGGCTATGGCTGGCATTGCTGAAAGTCCAATAGGTGGCATATCCGGATCAATACTGTTTCCGACATCCATGGACATGCGCCTGAGAGCCTGCAGGTTGCTCAATTCCTGCGCGATGTCATTTGGgttgtcaatgttggtaaGCGGAAATTGCGAACCCGCCTCGCCGGCTTGAACATCGCGTAGTGATAAAGCCGGCGATGCAGGCGCTTTGGAGCCTCCTTCATACTGCATACTGGTTCGACGATTCGGTGAGGGGATGTTCATGGTTTGTGATTTT from Metarhizium brunneum chromosome 2, complete sequence includes these protein-coding regions:
- the zds1 gene encoding Protein zds1 is translated as MTEAPPSALMPVCSSAQLGSPQLEKAAQHKSDTAVTGSRAQTSSRPRDETAGNFSSRRGHASQLSISDPSHHVTEAIGTLYGDEDDSGSETGGRPLSFIDGSSYHEQLQRPAHLDSQHHAHARSRHQQQMEYDSRKPLTRSMSDELYATQSSYEEHGESLKKSQTMNIPSPNRRTSMQYEGGSKAPASPALSLRDVQAGEAGSQFPLTNIDNPNDIAQELSNLQALRRMSMDVGNSIDPDMPPIGLSAMPAIAPSGNDDENDPSRLLWVPARVHPELAPSEFKSFLENRVQSIRRRSGESFLSADGSDLNRSNPGSLRRQKSMLSRQIDNSSGQGAVGYVDGADRLERKRSTAGSHNRELSLDELVKDPTRAVQKLAKEVHNTPSGEEGSTDDMPILPMAPGMGLRRSTRTTYRKGGSLRSGDRVPFSKRLAQKQQDGELPDLPSVPPRDALRGHTPDSVQEPLSENYSRPSRSVRKQWDFSQDSPGNDGSSPNEEDVRVASPPVQEQLHVRAISMPTVASPPEGEPRNDEPGHASNQFSGTFPQRSSSQTTGSLKPESTPKTPEVVVEDSLGPHAARHSTPVTNNYPLQKQNQQAQYSSKPLPPSQQPSYNDKFASASSSLLTGDASRTDNLTVIPTFSQIDKKSDKRSKKDRDDDASSTSSKSGGAWKWFKGVTDDKDKKKEENKRAKAKALAEKTSDNARLDVIQSSIDKTPAKGRESLVLDRDNMDNKLLEERKKESHRKSDSKKDKDGNIFSSIFGGSKRKEEKEKSGKKSQHLQVPEEPVYKPLQPDVDYNWTRFPLLEERAIYRMAHIKLAHPRRPLLSQVLLSNFMYSYLAIVQAMHPQMNVPTSPQQKRLEEEARRKRQEQEYLAQQQMDDEDADNSLEQYNFDYHRAAVQYAESGSENQVDYVDEAQIYEDEHGNDNQEDYSYDNQDGYGHSVKDYYQYQGDDSDHRHHGGNSMW